DNA sequence from the Bradyrhizobium sp. CIAT3101 genome:
ATTCGTACAGCGCTTCCGACGTCGTCGCGGAGTTTGGATAAAGTGCGAAGCCGATCGAACAGGACAGTCCGGTATGGGCGGTGTCGAGCTGGTAGGGCAGCTTGACCTGCTCGCCGATGCGTTCGCCGAGCCGCGCCAGATCGACATCCTCGGGGTCACCGCACACGACGAGACCGAACTCGTCGCCGCCCAGGCGCGCAAACTCCACCCGTTGCGGTCCAAAGCCCTCGCAGACCTCGCGGATGCGGCGGCCGGCCTCGATCAGGACGCGGTCGCCGACGGAATGACCGTAATTGTCGTTGATCGGCTTGAAGCCGTCGAGGTCGATGATGCCGACCGCGACGTGAACGTGTCTGCGCTCGGCATCATTGAAGGCGCTCGCGAGCTCGGCGAAGAAGCGGCGGCGGTTCGGCAGCTCGGTGAGGGAATCGAGGTTGGCGAGGCGGAAGTTCTCGTCCGAGAGCGCTTGCGTGGCCGCCTGCTGCATCAGCAGCGATTTGCGATTGGAGACGAGATCGGCGAAGTCGCGATAGTAGATGAACAGCACCCTTACCATCGCGCCGGAGACCAGCAGATTGTTGATGGCCATTGCCTTCAGCGTCGGCTCGCCGGTGACGAAGTAGAACAGCACATAGGGGACGTTGACGACGAGCGTCACGATCAGCGCGGCTGAACGCAGATGCATCAGGCAGAAGATGCAGCCGATCACGGTCACGGCCATGTAGAATGCGACCTGGCTCTTGGCGAAGGCATCACCATAGGGATAGAGCGCGAACGACCAGGCCGTAAAACCTGCCGCGATCGGTGCCGCGATCAAGTTGGTGAGGCGCAGATTGCGCAGAATGTCGGCGTCGCTGCGCACAACATGCCGCTGGCGCAGCCACCAGACGGTCCGAAGGGCGGTCACCGCGGTCAACACGGCCGGCACGATCATGCTCAGCGAGGCCGGCGCTAATGGCACGTAGGTATAGGCCACTGCGATCGTGTTGGTGATCAGGATGAAGTAGAGCAGGGGGATCTGCTTGGAGAAGGCGTCGAACTGCGCGCGCGTCAGATCCGGATCGGTCGGCACGCGAAACAGCCGCACCGTGGCGGCGAGACAGGCTTTCAAATCGACGGCAGGCATTGCAATCCGCGCCCCAAATCCCTTCAAACGAAGGCGATCTTGCACAGCGGGGGTAAAGAGCGCGTTAGACGGGTTCCACGAGGATGCGCCAGCGCTGGTTGCACGCGACCGCGGGATTTTCCACCCGCGTGCATTGGTGAGGGGCTGTTAAGGATATGCCGCGGAAGCGAGCGGCGTTTCGCGCGGCAGATCGTCCGAGATGGTCGCGGCTACGATCTGCTAACCATAGCAATCTCGGCCGCGCGCCGATTGCGGCGGTCGCGGACGACCGCCGCGCAGAGGTGACGGCGGCCTTCACTTCGCCGGTTGAAGCGCGGCCGTCTGCTTGGCGAGCGCCTTGTCGAAATCCTCCGACAGGCCGGTGGCGTAGGCCGGAAGCTCGCCCGGCTTGACGAATGGATTCGGCGTGGGGTTCTTGATCTGCTGCGCGCGCTTGTCCTGCATGCCATAGACCTCGGGATGCGGCCCGAGCAGCACGTCGATCTTCATCGCCTTGGCCTTGGCGAAGGTTGCGCGATAGTCGTCGACAATGCCGGGATAGGTCGGCTGGCCGACCAGGCGGTTCAACGCCACGGTGCCGCTGCAGAAGAACAGCACCTCGCGGTCCTGCCCGCCGTCCTTCACCGTCATCTCCCAACTGGTGCAGCCCGGCGAATGGCCGGGCGTCTCATGCGCCGTCAGCGTGGTATCGCCGAGCGTGACTTTGTCGCCCTCCTTCACCGTGCGATCGACCTTCACCGGAGGAAAGCCGAGGTCCGCGTTCTTCTCGTCGCCCGGATAGTAGCCGCCTTCGAGCAGCGGCTTGTCGCGCGCGCCGGCGACGAGCTGCGCGCCGCTGTCCTGCTTGATCTCGGCGAAGCCGCCGGTGTGGTCGAGATGGGCGTGGGTGTTGAGGATGTATTTGATGTCGGCGACCTTGAAGCCGAGCTTGGCGATGTTGTCCTTGATCATGCCGGTCGACTGCGGCATCGCGGTGTCCATCAGGATCAGGCCCTGCGACGTCTTGATGACATAGACGGCGATGCCGTCCGTGCCGACATAATAGATATTGTCGATGAGCTGGAACGGCTCGAACGGCGCGGTCCACTTCACCATGACCGCGGCCAGGAAGTCCTTGATGGTCTGGGCTTGCGCAACTGGGGTGAAGAGCGCCATCGCGCATAGCGCGGCCGTGAGCTTTCTCATGGATCGTCCTCCCGGATTGTTGTTGTCGTTGCGACCGCGGGTAAGGCCGCTGATCGTCGGGTCGCACGCTAGATGTTGCGCGATGCGGCAGCAACGGCCTGATGTTCGAAAAATGCCACGTCATGCGCGGAATAACGGCCGCTGTCCGGTTTGAGCATGGCGGCGATTGCTGCACTGCGCCCATCGCGTTTGACCGCGTGCGGGCCGGCCGCCATACTTTGCGTCAAGACGGGCCAGAAAGACCCGTCAACATCGGGAGCTGAAATGACCAAATCATTGTCCGTCCTTGCGGGGACGCTGATGTCCCTCGTCTCCTCCACATCGATCGCCTTCGCGCAGCCGGCCTGCGTGACCCAGAACATGGCCGTGCCGCCGGGCGCCAACACCAGCGACAAGGCGGCGCCGTTCTTCATCGATACCACCGGCCTCGATTTCAAGACCACGCCGCCGACGCGCGATCCTTCCAACCCGAACTATCCGCGCGCGACCGAGTTGCCTGACGGCACCTTGCCGCCGCCGGGCGCCGAGGGCAATTTCATCATCGGTCCCACCCACAATCCGGCGCCCGAGACCATTGCGAAGGAGGGCGTTCCGCATGGCACGACAAAATCCTTCACGCTGTCGTCGAAGGACAGCACGATCTACAATCCCGGCCTGATCCGCGACGACGTCGCGGGCTGCACCAATTCCTCGATCATGACGACGGTGACCGCGCCGGACGACAAGTCGCACATGATCGTCACCACCAGCCATCCCGGCGTCTGGTCGCGCACCATCGACGTCTATGTGCCGGCGCAATACGTCCCTGGTACCGAAGCGCCCTTCATCGTGATCGGCGACGGCGGCTCCGCTGCCTACAAGGATCTGCCGACCACGCTCGACAATCTGATCGCGCAGCGCCGTGTGCCGCCGATGATCGCGATCCAGGTCGGCAATGGCGGGCAGGATGCGCAGGGCAGCCAGCGCGGCCGCGAATACGACGCGGTGTCGGGTGTCTATGCGCAGTTCATCGAGCGCGAGGTGCTGCCGCTGGTCGAGCAGAACGCCGGCGTCAAGCTCACCAGGAACCCCGAAGGACGCGCGACCATGGGGCTGAGCTCGAGCGGCGTGGCAGCCTTCACCATGGCCTGGTTCCATCCCGAACTCTATCACCGCGTGCTGGCGTTCTCGCCGACCATGGTCAACCAGCAATGGCCGCATGATCCGTCGCTGCGCGGTGGCGCCTGGGAATATCACAGCGCATGGACGGGACCGGCCACGCCCAATCTCATCTCGAAGGCCGGCGTGCTGACGCCGGCCGAGCCGCCCGGCGTACCGTTGATCGTCGCCGCGCCGACCAAGCCGATCCGCTTCTGGTTCTTCGGCGGCGACCAGGATCTGTTCTATCCCAATCCGACCATTCCCGACGGCATGCACGACTGGACCTTGTCCAACGCGCTGACGGCAAAGGTGCTGGCGGAGAAGGGCTACCATTATCAGTTCCTGTTCGTGCGCAACGCCAAGCATGTCGATCGTCCCACGATCGCACAAACGCTGCCCTCGGCACTGGAATGGGTCTGGAAGGGCTATCCGATCCCCTGATGCGGGAAGTGGCCTAGCGCCCGATCGTCACTCCGGCGGTCGAGCGCATGGCGTCGCGCAAGGTCGTCGCGTTCATGTCGTCGAGCATCTGCCGCGTCAGCACGGTGGTCTGGCCGGGCGTGTCGAGGATGGTCTCGCCACGTGAGAAGGACAGCCGGTTGGCCTTGTAAGGGGATGCCGGATCGGTGGCAGGCGGCGCCGCATGAACGTGGCGGGGCCGCTTGTGGGATGCGGCGAGCGCGCCTTGCGAAACGCAGAGCGCGGCGATCACGATCAGGCTTTGCAATTTTGCGGACATGCGATCTCCCATATCCCGGGCGTCAGCCTAGCATATGGGGCGCGTCATCGCAGAGGAAAAGGATCAGGCGAGGGCGGCCTGGCGTTCCCGCACCGGCTCGCGGGTGCGATCGGCGCCACGCGGCTCGGCGAGCCGGGTGAAGCTGCGCTGGCCCGCATGCACGGGCGCCTCGACGATCACGCCTTCGCAGACGATCTGGCCGCCGAGCACCTTGAATTCGAGCTTGTCGTAGCGCGGCATCGTCTCGCCGGGCTCGGGCGGCAGCAGTCCGATGCGCCCCTGGATATTCAGTGTGGCTTCGCCGGTGCCGTGAAGCCGCGGATTCCACATCCTGATCCCGGTCTCCGTCCAGCGTTGCCGGATCAGCGCGGCACGATCGGCGGGCTCGACGATCTTTGCGCGAGCCTTCGGCGTGCTCGGGCTCTTCGGGGTGGGCGCCGGCTCAGGGTCGACATGCGTGGCGACAACGGGTGCGTCGGCGATCGTCGCCTCGGCAAGAGTGGCTGCGACGGGTTCGGGATCGTTCGCGACGACCGGGTCGATCTCTGCGGCGACGCTGGGAGCGGGCTCGCTGTCGATGCTGGCTTCGACGACGACAGGCGCGGGGACCTCAGCGTCGACGACGACGACGGGCGTCTCATCGACCGCGATCGGCTCGATCTCCACGGAAGCGACGGCTACGGGTTCGTCTTCAGTGACGGGCTCGGAGACCTCGACCGGAATCGTCGCCATCTCGACAGGCGCAACGACGACTTGCTCCGCGACGATCGGCTCGACATCTTCAGGGAGTTCCGGAGCAGCATCGCTACCGACGACAGGCTCAGGTGCCTCGATTGCTTCGACTTCGACAGCGGAGATCGAGGTCTCTTCGACGACGTCAGGTTCAACATCCGTCACGCGTTCCGCGGGCGGCTCGCTGCTGGTGAGTTCGGGCGCATCAACCGGCGCGATTGCGACCTCAAGCGACGGAACTGCGATCTCTTCGACGACGAGAGGCTCGACGCCTGCCGGCGTCTCCAGGGATGAATCGTCGTTGACGCTGATATCGGTCGCAGCCGCGATCGGGCTCTCTTCGATGACAGGGATAATGGTGTTGTCTTCGGTGACCGGGGCCGCGACTTCGATGCCGGCATCGCGATGCAACGGTTCCGCGCTGATGTCGGTATCGAGGGCCGGCGCAGCTTCGGCAACAGCGATGACGGCAGGCTCTTCTTCCGCTGCGATCGGCGCCACGTCGAGACTGCCGCTTTGCGGCAGGGGCCGAAGCCGGTTGAACGCCCATTTCACCGCAGGAATGCGGCTCAGCAACGATATCAGTCTCGAAAGCACTGGGAGTTGTCCAAGAGGTACTCGGGCCGTAAGGGCAATCGCTGATTCGCCAGCAATGTGAAAAACTGCCCCGGCCGTCACACCCCTGTCAATCTAGGCGGGACCAATTGCAGAACATCTGCACAGCCACGCGCCACAGCGTTCATTCGAAATGCATCGATGCGAGCGGATCTTCGTCGCGATCCGGCTGATGCGTTGTCGCATGCGGGACGGCCGCGTGCTCGGCCTTGCGGATGTGCTGATGCGCAAGGGCGTGCTTGTGGACCAGCGCCATGGTGAGCGCCTCGCAGTCCGTGGGTTCGCCGCCCCAGGCGCAGTCGATGCTCGACGACTGTCCGGGCCACGCCTGGGCCGAGCCCGCGATCGCAAGCGGCAGAATGATCAGGAGGGCGGCAGCGATGCTTGTCTTGGTCATGGGACGCTCCAAACCGTTTCACTGAATGGATCAGGCGAAACGGGCGATATTCCGCGGAGCCACATGATTGCGCGGTAGCTCACGCGGGGTTCAACGGCCGTGAGGCCGGCGTGAGGGCGTTCCCTTCGCGAACCGATCCGGGAACCCGGATGCGACAAAGCACCGCCGCAACGTTCCGAGCCGCCTCGCTTAGGATATTCGGGCAGCAAGGCGAACCTTCGCATGTCCGATCCTCCGGAAGACAGGATCGTTCCGATCCGCTCGTTGCAAAGCGCGCGGCTTGACGAGCGCTTCGATGCAACGCTTGCGGATCTCGAGGCGCGCCGCGACGAGCTCGTGCGTGTCATCGCCCGTCTCACCGAAGGCCTGAGCGTGATCGACCAGGCGGGGGCGGATGCATCGGCACAGTCGGCGCGCGATCTGATCGGTCTGCTGGCGACGGCCAAAGCCCAGCTCGACGAGATATCAAACATCATCACGAGGCTGCGGCCGCCATGACGTCATGCGGTACTGCCCCGGCCGCTGATCTTTCGCCGAATGTCGGGCTTCCCTGCGTCATCCTTCCCGCCTAGTTTGAAACATCGGGGGAGTGAGGACGACGCAATGAAGAAACTTGCCGCCATCGCCGCGGTTCTGGTCTGGTCGACAGGCGTCTACGCGCAGGATCGCAGCATCACCGTGGCGTCGACGACGTCGACGGAGCAGTCGGGCCTGTTCGGCTATCTGCTGCCGCTGTTCTCGAAGGCCGAAGGCATCGAGGTGAAGGTCGTTGCCGTCGGCACCGGCCAGGCGCTGGATATCGGGCGGCGCGGCGATGCCGACGTGGTGTTCGTCCATGACAGGCCGGCCGAAGACAAGTTCATGTCCGAAGGGCAGGGCGTGAAGCGCTTTGACGTCATGTACAACGATTTCATCATCGTCGGCCCGAAGAGCGACCCCGCGAAGATTGCCGGCGGCAAGGACGTCGCTGATGCCCTGCGCAGAATCGCGGCGGCAAAGGCGCCGTTCATCTCGCGTGGCGACAAGTCCGGCACGCATGCCGCCGAGCTGAGATTGTGGAAGGACGCCGGCATCGATCCTGCGACCGGGAAGGACAGCTGGTATCGCGAGATCGGGCAAGGCATGGGGCCGGCGCTGAA
Encoded proteins:
- a CDS encoding EAL domain-containing protein; translation: MPAVDLKACLAATVRLFRVPTDPDLTRAQFDAFSKQIPLLYFILITNTIAVAYTYVPLAPASLSMIVPAVLTAVTALRTVWWLRQRHVVRSDADILRNLRLTNLIAAPIAAGFTAWSFALYPYGDAFAKSQVAFYMAVTVIGCIFCLMHLRSAALIVTLVVNVPYVLFYFVTGEPTLKAMAINNLLVSGAMVRVLFIYYRDFADLVSNRKSLLMQQAATQALSDENFRLANLDSLTELPNRRRFFAELASAFNDAERRHVHVAVGIIDLDGFKPINDNYGHSVGDRVLIEAGRRIREVCEGFGPQRVEFARLGGDEFGLVVCGDPEDVDLARLGERIGEQVKLPYQLDTAHTGLSCSIGFALYPNSATTSEALYECADYSLYHAKRHQRGRTVIFSGELEAEIRSRGVIENLLRTSDFGAEMELVFQPIVDAMSEHTAGFETLARWHSPRLGWVSPADFIPAAERIGLIRPLTQVLLARALATAKSWPDHIRLSFNLSAHDVCAAEGILPLIAIIERSGLPPHRIDFEITETAVTFDFVRAQQSIATLKAMGCGISLDDFGTGYSSLSHVHRLPLDKLKIDRSFVADINENPVSHKIIKSLTGLCDDMEIACVVEGVETRAQLDTLRRLGCDFIQGYYFAKPMPGAAIEDYLAKERERLDHGSTSKVVA
- a CDS encoding substrate-binding domain-containing protein — translated: MKKLAAIAAVLVWSTGVYAQDRSITVASTTSTEQSGLFGYLLPLFSKAEGIEVKVVAVGTGQALDIGRRGDADVVFVHDRPAEDKFMSEGQGVKRFDVMYNDFIIVGPKSDPAKIAGGKDVADALRRIAAAKAPFISRGDKSGTHAAELRLWKDAGIDPATGKDSWYREIGQGMGPALNMASSSGAYLLSDRGTWLSFKNRGELAILTEGDKRLFNQYGAMLVNPDKHANVKAKDGQAFIDWLISPKGQDAIAGYKVGGEQLFFPNASH
- a CDS encoding TonB-dependent receptor plug domain-containing protein, with product MSAKLQSLIVIAALCVSQGALAASHKRPRHVHAAPPATDPASPYKANRLSFSRGETILDTPGQTTVLTRQMLDDMNATTLRDAMRSTAGVTIGR
- the blaBJP gene encoding BJP family subclass B3 metallo-beta-lactamase; the encoded protein is MRKLTAALCAMALFTPVAQAQTIKDFLAAVMVKWTAPFEPFQLIDNIYYVGTDGIAVYVIKTSQGLILMDTAMPQSTGMIKDNIAKLGFKVADIKYILNTHAHLDHTGGFAEIKQDSGAQLVAGARDKPLLEGGYYPGDEKNADLGFPPVKVDRTVKEGDKVTLGDTTLTAHETPGHSPGCTSWEMTVKDGGQDREVLFFCSGTVALNRLVGQPTYPGIVDDYRATFAKAKAMKIDVLLGPHPEVYGMQDKRAQQIKNPTPNPFVKPGELPAYATGLSEDFDKALAKQTAALQPAK
- a CDS encoding alpha/beta hydrolase-fold protein, with protein sequence MTKSLSVLAGTLMSLVSSTSIAFAQPACVTQNMAVPPGANTSDKAAPFFIDTTGLDFKTTPPTRDPSNPNYPRATELPDGTLPPPGAEGNFIIGPTHNPAPETIAKEGVPHGTTKSFTLSSKDSTIYNPGLIRDDVAGCTNSSIMTTVTAPDDKSHMIVTTSHPGVWSRTIDVYVPAQYVPGTEAPFIVIGDGGSAAYKDLPTTLDNLIAQRRVPPMIAIQVGNGGQDAQGSQRGREYDAVSGVYAQFIEREVLPLVEQNAGVKLTRNPEGRATMGLSSSGVAAFTMAWFHPELYHRVLAFSPTMVNQQWPHDPSLRGGAWEYHSAWTGPATPNLISKAGVLTPAEPPGVPLIVAAPTKPIRFWFFGGDQDLFYPNPTIPDGMHDWTLSNALTAKVLAEKGYHYQFLFVRNAKHVDRPTIAQTLPSALEWVWKGYPIP